One window of the Lodderomyces elongisporus chromosome 6, complete sequence genome contains the following:
- the GDS1 gene encoding Gds1 (similar to YOR355W), with product MALTERRPIESLGMASPASPTFNPNTLSIASTNGRKNRTKSLPLHPTEKGNEENQNENEKEDKELGDVVDETGQTDNNEHAVKGDLKLEEQDGGYENEIENHEEGRKQHQAQDQHKAKIEEEHSPRTTVSNARKQSIATGLAKMGIDSEPSSSSSRSTTPESILDKGKNSTRESSPPTSTSSPPYSNDVANNNNSNNNTSNPLNNINSGNITSAKKVKKLKPVSRAPIATGISTAIPVTGEKPKPLQEGDDSLEDDVLYAIFVILFEHDPNGQGLTVKQICDVLTAEKPEMANLSTKTSNLVSAKLNAYIKRIEKGDTSLKYAISRDWADASPKRMVYVYRGILAPGYEHVAKKLVESLKKNDRGNNETSANGTNNVNGTIDESSQSPRGKPNPNAQLTSIDNDPLANSHISHPDNDIDADSFEATKQASLAKPRRQTMFDLGITKHSFFESHGNFEKPNLNVPYSSAPVAAAALSLTPSPAAASASSSTSASATTTTAATALSKNEQSANGVGEKRGDDDDEDEDDEDLDIEIDMDMDMDMGMPMDVIFSDDEDDAEEGEGSNSNKNGSSHMITTVRKNGKRSKSMSYLSVKKKFVTAAAAAPRFSSRAPSSLQQSPPHAAMAAAEMHAAALRGCCGSYGQDNSKWLDVVRSGFLTQDIGAPEDTDISSFF from the coding sequence ATGGCTTTAACAGAAAGACGTCCTATTGAATCGCTAGGTATGGCTTCGCCTGCCTCACCAACCTTTAACCCAAACACTTTGAGCATTGCTTCAACCAATGGAAGaaagaacagaacaaaGAGTCTACCATTGCACCCTacagaaaaaggaaatgaagaaaatcaaaatgaaaatgaaaaagaagacaagGAATTAGGAGACGTGGTGGATGAAACTGGACAAACTGACAATAACGAACATGCTGTTAAAGGAGACTTAAAATTAGAAGAACAAGATGGTGGatatgaaaatgaaatagaaaatCACGAAGAAGGTCGGAAACAGCATCAAGCTCAAGATCAGCATAAGGCAAAGATAGAAGAAGAGCATAGTCCGCGAACAACGGTGTCTAATGCTCGTAAACAGTCCATTGCAACTGGGTTGGCGAAGATGGGTATCGATAGTGAGCCAAGCAGTTCAAGCTCGAGAAGTACAACCCCAGAATCCATCTTGGACAAAGGTAAAAACTCAACTAGAgaatcatcaccaccaacatCTACATCGAGTCCACCCTACTCCAATGATGTcgccaacaacaataacagtaacaacaacaccagcaacccTTTGAACAATATCAACAGTGGTAATATTACCTCTGCAAAAAAGgttaaaaaattgaagcCAGTTTCAAGAGCACCAATTGCCACTGGTATCTCCACTGCCATCCCTGTTACTGGTGAGAAGCCCAAACCATTACAAGAAGGTGACGACTCACTCGAAGACGACGTGTTATACGCCATCTTTGTCATCTTATTCGAGCACGATCCAAACGGACAGGGTCTCACTGTCAAGCAAATTTGTGATGTTCTCACTGCAGAAAAACCTGAAATGGCCAACTTGTCTACAAAAACTTCAAACTTGGTGAGTGCAAAATTAAATGCATACATCAAGAGAATTGAAAAGGGAGACACCAGCTTGAAATATGCCATTTCAAGAGATTGGGCTGATGCGTCaccaaaaagaatggtTTATGTTTACAGAGGTATATTGGCCCCTGGTTACGAACACGTAGCTAAGAAATTAGTTGAaagtttaaaaaagaacgaTCGTGGTAACAACGAAACCAGTGCTAATGGTACTAATAATGTTAATGGCACTATTGACGAGTCGAGCCAATCGCCAAGAGGTAAGCCAAATCCTAATGCGCAATTGACAAGCATCGACAATGATCCATTGGCCAATTCCCACATTTCGCACCCAGATAACGATATCGATGCTGATTCGTTTGAAGCTACTAAGCAAGCAAGTTTGGCTAAACCAAGAAGACAAACAATGTTTGATTTGGGAATCACAAAGCATTCATTCTTTGAGTCACATGGCAACTTTGAAAAACCAAACTTGAATGTTCCATACTCCTCTGCTCcagttgctgctgctgcattATCGTTGACTCCATCACCTGCGGCAGCATCTGCATCATCCTCAACATCAGCGTCagcaacgacaacaacagcagcaacagcattGTCAAAAAATGAACAATCTGCTAATGGTGttggagagaaaagaggtgatgacgacgacgaagatgaagatgacgaagatCTTGATATTGAAATAGATATGGATATGGACATGGATATGGGTATGCCAATGGATGTAATTTTTAGCGATGACGAAGATGATGCTGAAGAAGGCGAAGGTTCAAACTCGAACAAAAATGGCTCTTCCCACATGATCACCACGGTAAGGAAGAACGGTAAGAGATCCAAGTCAATGTCCTATTTATCagtaaagaagaagtttgTTACTGCAGCTGCAGCTGCACCTAGATTCTCTTCACGTGCACCTTCTAGTTTACAGCAAAGTCCACCACATGCAGCAATGGCGGCTGCAGAGATGCACGCCGCAGCTTTGAGAGGATGTTGTGGCTCTTATGGCCAGGACAATTCGAAATGGTTGGATGTTGTGAGACTGGGGTTCTTGACCCAGGATATTGGTGCGCCAGAAGATACCGATATCAGTCTGTTTTTCTAA